TGTTAATATTAGAAAAGCACCTTTTAAAATTAGTCATAGCTGCACAATTCTCATAATCTCAAGTATAGGGTAGGTTGGTTCTGCAAAGGCAAGCCAAAGTTGATTATATGCAACTTATTACAGAAGTAATTTCATGTATATGGCTTATTCTTGATTTCAGACTTGCTCAGGTAACCAaataaaactgcaagcaaaatgtGCAGACAGGTGTGTGGTTCTTGTGAGATCTAATATAGAGACAAAGCAAAATCTGGCTACTTCTAAAATGTACTTTTTAGCTTTGAAATCTGAGAAAACCTGCCAGGGGTATCGAGTTGAGTAAAAACAAGTTCTCCAGGTTTACCTATTATTTATATCTTGTGCTTCATTTCAAATTCAGAATATATGCATGAGGAAACACCTGGTAAATTGCTGAAAGTTTAAATGACATAATGATGGATGGCAACGGTTACTAAGAACAAGGAGTTAGGAAATGGTTGGGGGTTCAAACTAAAATAAACCCATCCTTGCTACCAACAAGTTTAATAAAAAGTTTTTTAAAACTGAATTGTTTTCAATTTGTGTGGAGGAAAATCCCATTTAGAACATGGTTTCAAAGTCCAGAAAACAaatatgaatgaataataaattaaaatataTAAAGAGCGTTCACAGTATGTACAGCATTCACAGATTGTTGCTTAGCAGTCAATCATTCAGTAGTTTGAAAATTGAAGCTCATGTTGCAGCTTTATTGAAAAAACATCCCTGCAGCTTGTGGTACGCTCGAAAGTGATTCGAGTGAGATTTCCTCACGCTCTTCTTCTTGGGAGCCAAGGTGACCCCTGACAGACCCTGCGATCTGTAGAACTCCGCTTGTGTGTGGCAGCAGCCGCATCggcttaaaagcagacacatgtccctGCGGAAGGCTCGTGTGAATATGGTGTACAGAAATGGGTTGCACAGTGAGTTGATTGGATAGAAAAGGATGAGCAGGATTTTGGATTGGGAGACTGTGATAAGAGGCATGTGTAAAGCAGCGGAAATGGCAAAGAACGAGATGGGTGCCATGCACAGGAAGTCCGTAAAGATTAGCACTGCCATTCGTTTGGCCATCCTTGTGTCTCCGTGACGTGTCGGCACATTTGGGTTGTGCACGCTTAAGTAAATCCCAGCGTAGCTGGAACAAACCATTAAAAAGGCTGCCACGTTAATGACCAACACAGCCACCACATAACCCTGCGAAACTGGAGTTTCGATGTCCATCGGAAGGCAGATGCTGACCTTTGTGTAGCTGCTAACTCCAATGACAGGAAGTAGAGCCATTAAAAGGGAAAATCCCCAACCAATTGCCATCATAGTGACCATGTGGCGAAGCCTCAGTCTCCTGCTCATCTGCATGGCATGAGTGATAGTGTGCCAACGCTCTAGGGTAATCATGGTGAGAGTATAGATTGACAGTTCACTTGAGAAGACAGTCAAGAACCCAGCTATCCCACATCCCATGCCTGTTTGCCAATCCATAGCGTGGTTGTAGTACTCTTGACGCGAGCGATAGTCCGCCAAGGCAATTAGCAGCAAATAGAAGCCCATGCACAGATCTGCGAAGGCCAAGTTGCACATGAGGAACCGGGAGACGCCCAGCTTCTGGTGGCTCAGGAGTAGAACCAGCAGCACGGCAAGGTTTCCCACAAGAGAAAAAACAGTGACAATCCAAGTGATGGCACGCAAGAAGGTATGACCCAGCAAGTCCTCGCAAGGATTGAAGGCATCCGGTTCTGGGGTGCACTTGAAGGAGCTACTACTGATGCACAACTCCAGATCGGGGTAGTGGAAATTGATGTCGTTAAGATCTTCACCTGATGGATCCCTGTGATGAAGATGTCAGAGAATCAGAGATTACAAGTTTTTGTTGATGGCCAGTCGATCAGCTTGACATGAAATAGATTCATAGTGCCACAGTCTTACATGCTATCTGTTTGGTCAGCCATGTTACACAACATGGTTAGGTTCTTAAAGCGGCCAAATACAGCGGTCTCCCTGTGGGACGAAACAAAGTGTCAGAAAGTGTTCTTGGACTTGTGAATTACAGCCTTAATACTAACCTCAAGAAATAATATATTGCAGAATGGTTTAAATACATCCAGTTTACAAACATAATACAAACTATGACTGCAAAATACAGAATTCAATACAGCAAATACAGCAACGTGCAAATGAGCATTGAAACAAACCATAATTGACTTTTTATTGACAACGCTGAACTGAAACTGATTGGAGTCTGCCATCTTTAATGATCCATCGATTCTTTAAATGTGATCTGATGAATCAAGGATAGAGATCAAGGATGCACAAGTGCAACACGGAAGTCTATTTGAACTGGAACTTTTGATGTAAACCAGTGGTATAACTACTTCACCTTCCCAATCAAACAAAttccctggtttgatcctgagcttggaatacttgtctgtgtggagtttaacaTGCTGTCCCATTTTGCCAAAACATGCCTGGAGATCATGCcgggacgagtgtgtgtgtgtggtgtcctgCAATAGACCAGCATCCCATCTACAGTGTATTCCCACCTTGGACCCAttattcctgggataggctccaatcaACCATGATCCTGACCAAGATAAAGTGCTTCctgaggatgaatgaatgaatgatacgaTATGATAATAAGAAGCTTGATTACAAAATTAACCAGGACTTCTGGAGAAGTCAATTCAATTGTGTTTGAACTTCTAAACACATTTTTGGTCTGTAATCACCATCTTGTGCAGATCACCTGGtaggggaaaccatggcctaatgaatagagcagcagctttgggaccaaaaggttgctggtttgattccctggaccagtaggaatggcttaagtgcccttgaacaaggcatctgatccccaggctgctctgggtatgttgtacattgctctagataagagcgtctgctaaatgcctataatgtagtGTATACTATATTTGTTACGCAATGAGATCACTTTTTAAAGTGATACTTCAGTAAACGAGAAAAACCTCATCTGGCAAAACAGCAGCATGGTTTAATGGTGATTCATCGCAGGTGGACCAGTTAGTACCTTTTAATACGAGGTGCTTTTACATTTATGGGATTTACATGAGACAGCCTCATTTGGAGCGACTTACATAACGGCTTTCTCAATCAAAAACGCAAAACCCTTTTGGGGAGGTTtgtccaaaaagaaaaaaactcaagacaaggattttttaaaattattgcaAGACAGATGGAAACTACTGTTGTCTGTTACTGCTACAGGCTCAGACTTGTTGTCATGTTTCCAGGTGTTGAAGGCACAGCAGTGGCTTGGGTAGGTCAGGTCGGCCTCCTGAAGTTCTGCGAGGGTCTCGAGCGGAGGGAGGATCTTTAGGGAAGGTGTAGAGTGTGCTATGAGAACCTTCACCTCTCTCAGTCCTCGACTAGGGAGCAAGTGGAGAGCGGTGGATGATACATCGCTGTACAAACACAAACGTGtgtcatatatatttatatacacacacaatactaTGCAAAACCTGTTACACACACTCATTTAtctttacatttttttaatttgataGGTCTTTCTTAATATGATGAGTATTTTTACTTTATTATGCGCAGGAATATTTTATCCATTATACTTATGCAGAATCTTCATACAATCTGCAAACAAAATTATTTCctgttaaaaggatagttcgggatttttgacatgaatctgtatggcatccccatcaatagtgttgtgcaaacacactgacttacccccgacagtatcctgtgagtccagttcttgtccagttttggtccagacgaaagtagtccggcaagtttgttggggtcacgaaagtaaaacgtttttcgtctcaaaacagtatgtgttcaaaagagtgatatatttgcatcacaaaaccgttgccaaataaaaagtcagacctcgaaatcgcttggcactattttctctcccttcttatcactgcgcgctgccgccaggtgacagccacggctgtttcattcattgtttactagtgatgggaatttcggctatttttcgggagccggctcttttggctcttcttactataaggagccggctctttcggctcccaaacggctcctgagattttatttttgatttaaaggaaggaatacgccacccccaaatgaaattgagtcagtccctgcagtccctagagttggatgaaaaGCTCTACTCTCAACTCtaatgagccaaagcgttttgtagtcgacccagccattgtcctgatctataaacgcccaggttagcttagcttagcgtagtcgctgtaatccggcgtgtccagctaggattgtcgttgcaaaagtgaattaaataactcaagattttttataattatttctcatgacttgtacattcacattgagtacacatatcaatgcaaattaacacgaagggatttactagaccaatttatatctggaactattttcagccacagcacaggcaaagcaccgctgcaggcgcaaagacaccgcgcagcgcctgaaaacgggtgcgtgcctgaaaacccgttttcaggcgctgcgcggtgtctttgcgccttccttttcctacctattcctttaattgctgcaattaactagttaattctgattctatttctcctctcagttataatctgtcctgcttttgaaaagatcctctctggggggacagatgctgccactatacacatcctccgtgccatcacgtgtgtatgccgtggatagagtgcagccttggtctcccaccagcttagtgggtctgcgtttcgctgtcacctggcggcagcgcgcagtgataagaagggagagaaaatagtgccaagcgatttcaaggtctgactttttatttggcaacggttttgtgatgcaaatatatcactcttttgaacacatactgttttgagacgaaaaacgttttactttcgtgaccccaacaaacttgccggactactttcgtctggaccaaaactggacaagaactggactcacaggatgctgtcaggggtaagtcagtgtgtttgcacgacactattgatggggatgccatacagattcatgtcaaaaatcccgaactatccctttaaaagaaacatatatatacacacacacacacacacacacacacatatatatatatatatatatatatatatatatatattcattcattcatctctagccgctttatccttctacagggtcgcaggcaagctggagcctatcccagctgactacgggcgaaaggcggggtacaccctggacaagtcgccaggtcatcacagggctgacacatagacaaccattcacgctcacattcacacctacggtcaatttagagtcaccagttagcctaacctgcatgtctttggactgtgggggaaaccggagcacccggaggaaacccacgcgaacacggggagaacatgtaaa
This Neoarius graeffei isolate fNeoGra1 chromosome 3, fNeoGra1.pri, whole genome shotgun sequence DNA region includes the following protein-coding sequences:
- the LOC132883484 gene encoding lutropin-choriogonadotropic hormone receptor-like isoform X1, yielding MDRFLCRVRRKQVRLKRRIMVSLCSVAVLLLLAVVMMRVSRGGTFTCPPVCRCTADTLGCTGETESRARGTSSTTDLRLAHLPLTEVQSGTFQGLINVSRIEISQSDSIRKIQSEAFLSIHNLIEISILNIIHLLAIEKGAFADLPRLRYLSICNTGIRHFPDFTHISSLGLDFFLEMGDNMQINSIPANAFQGISKADMHMNLVRNGFTEIDSHAFNGTRLEKLILKDNRHLIKIHDDAFEGAEGPNLLDVSSTALHLLPSRGLREVKVLIAHSTPSLKILPPLETLAELQEADLTYPSHCCAFNTWKHDNKETAVFGRFKNLTMLCNMADQTDSMDPSGEDLNDINFHYPDLELCISSSSFKCTPEPDAFNPCEDLLGHTFLRAITWIVTVFSLVGNLAVLLVLLLSHQKLGVSRFLMCNLAFADLCMGFYLLLIALADYRSRQEYYNHAMDWQTGMGCGIAGFLTVFSSELSIYTLTMITLERWHTITHAMQMSRRLRLRHMVTMMAIGWGFSLLMALLPVIGVSSYTKVSICLPMDIETPVSQGYVVAVLVINVAAFLMVCSSYAGIYLSVHNPNVPTRHGDTRMAKRMAVLIFTDFLCMAPISFFAISAALHMPLITVSQSKILLILFYPINSLCNPFLYTIFTRAFRRDMCLLLSRCGCCHTQAEFYRSQGLSGVTLAPKKKSVRKSHSNHFRAYHKLQGCFFNKAAT
- the LOC132883484 gene encoding lutropin-choriogonadotropic hormone receptor-like isoform X2 encodes the protein MDRFLCRVRRKQVRLKRRIMVSLCSVAVLLLLAVVMMRVSRGGTFTCPPVCRCTADTLGCTGETESRARGTSSTTDLRLAHLPLTEVQSGTFQGLINVSRIEISQSDSIRKIQSEAFLSIHNLIEISILNIIHLLAIEKGAFADLPRLRYLSICNTGIRHFPDFTHISSLGLDFFLEMGDNMQINSIPANAFQGISKADMHMNLVRNGFTEIDSHAFNGTRLEKLILKDNRHLIKIHDDAFEGAEGPNLLRGLREVKVLIAHSTPSLKILPPLETLAELQEADLTYPSHCCAFNTWKHDNKETAVFGRFKNLTMLCNMADQTDSMDPSGEDLNDINFHYPDLELCISSSSFKCTPEPDAFNPCEDLLGHTFLRAITWIVTVFSLVGNLAVLLVLLLSHQKLGVSRFLMCNLAFADLCMGFYLLLIALADYRSRQEYYNHAMDWQTGMGCGIAGFLTVFSSELSIYTLTMITLERWHTITHAMQMSRRLRLRHMVTMMAIGWGFSLLMALLPVIGVSSYTKVSICLPMDIETPVSQGYVVAVLVINVAAFLMVCSSYAGIYLSVHNPNVPTRHGDTRMAKRMAVLIFTDFLCMAPISFFAISAALHMPLITVSQSKILLILFYPINSLCNPFLYTIFTRAFRRDMCLLLSRCGCCHTQAEFYRSQGLSGVTLAPKKKSVRKSHSNHFRAYHKLQGCFFNKAAT